One window of the Falco biarmicus isolate bFalBia1 chromosome 2, bFalBia1.pri, whole genome shotgun sequence genome contains the following:
- the AKAP11 gene encoding A-kinase anchor protein 11 isoform X2, with translation MDMYARTQGNRMKPRISMKKSFGEGVLHSMKSLLHSRKELCSVSSEECLSQEEQDNFIEITFIGFAEEMGTAHLQELAAVSVELPDVLKSFQLCKLKENEVIFLKDLKKTLAKPYVMKHQNQLPEVFCVMRLSPSFPRIKVDYIFTLLSKYTTGVRYVVEVNSLQKHQTEASHGEDDDTNQSVSSIEDDFVTAFEHLDEDEPSKIQSAGTSSFTSRNHRDTASQTIPSQCLEAVDSKFLVGSAHRKSSTRSSTLIDILGLKELSSVKNSVTTSISDPWIQRSFYKPYNPCDQGVNFLCKTLFSSSPAESSESDCSSPSPIIFLDEEGYQKSLKAKLQLPKIPVVKDGIEDSDSEVSEFFDSFDQFDELEQALENSCKVIRDPILGNPSQKRRTGHEQLSSASITMNPQKFKFDRPTLPANVKKPTPLKPESPYSSVFDVPDSPRPVKTPGEENGGLFSPIRSSAFSPLGSCGSSECLCRINLGGDGTGQNHHDAVYNSYSAYADSVSFEILGSVFHSKSSSEQVCAENDSKHKGIALKEKKGQAGDLKMKTSKEPDKQAKSKHKSLMIRDSIQKFATELVEKSFGSAFKDLQKGVSSCTNALCHLAARLTSSVFQMAFYEIGRRRAVSLKERAINGIASFLVSEAITGALKELRHVKKQIFTNTVARFAADLAEELVFEGIMEVCQFSYPSTPTAAQPSSFDYEDKVVRSYARDLSESVIQEAFIELSQVDVTFTTQAAISVSMDNIKYVSAESMLESTRTSTVFPNLNDRATLKPIQDSEKEYTVQQALFCTSGVVSSIPVPLAGRALCQPQVSSVAHKAKISPALNSDDNMKVYKDPAHPLSTSRKREEEVTSFRNIYLTSDHSQSTESTPSCLHNQNDTKRPNNRSGMNNNSELTSGSKGINTFSGTMVDMIVNEAYEAITSSRVTKAVEEYTDFLTRKIIDKKPYVQCIGEDFPKNMFADHLAKYVIKQSVDESKTVLCSTSENLACHVSSQTYTGIGRKEQCVIKKQEAEKQSNVSIIAEQQQMPLNNPCKFLLTPTHSVQCFSESKDCWQDQKGHRFSSKSPPPCSAVTFARHFLEDFTDTGSCSVTCLNRPSKKHDTHKPSPGPLAYRQADCFLRANSFSSVMFGSEDALQMEDKSSLQDGNTRVMPDTPPPTPLVPCQGSSERNLRKLSKKLKGELAKEFAPATPPSTPYNPSVTELSETEHDSLENEEFMLKLMRSLSEEVESSEDEDHSEMAVEKEEHSEKTNQYADCLASHIISVATEMAASHLDGKTNEREACRQVQLGMQNKRCGYTALTNVPEQTCNSLWDYAGDMAGKVISEAKKIVKSRHCKLLRLKRVNCQVDCLYVRKGDYRSKDRCGPAREQWLGERDSSALPLPQDSGMTGLTSKYPSCESVTDEYADHIIRVLKREGGNAELLMDQYASRLVYRSIKSGLQQAARKNKLRYNRKAFPGQNAQVHGKLELIKAMNKDAVQQMKSSVHCCEDQTYGRSNSTQRTECTELLHFSESLARSITCDVRKKLKISGACLPKSLTDSCLYKKTEFDEVTGDLIKTRISRTSLPFSPDHKLYHSTGSLNDNGYSEGIIQAIEQYARKVADDTLEMSLGSAVLHVAENRKNGDKLSYTEKLSPFSGTVCRCCSMKEHRYCTESTSHHLPAHESSIPVRHFLHSGLGGACQKSRVFQLDIPKIHVDVEQKTVLSDKGATAAIEKAEGELSYTSLTADSGIGQDGVSFAESLTTEIMTSAMTNIGQTVNVSVYLSMPTIADHLADCTESSQGKIAKLSYGEQVQKCSVGREGFHSVESIVSQQMSLSIGDDSTGSWSNLSFEDEHPDESSSFLHLSDSDGTEDKDEDSKDAVEGLEQIRKTLAIVNIDLEPNLVDPQLRATLQWLAASETEVSELYFHDSVTRDFVFLTRRLRERDWKVGDLLQAVLKYCEMIEKASDGEQALNKSLVGWLLENV, from the exons ATGGATATGTACGCCAGGACTCAGGGCAATCGAATGAAACCAAGGATATCCATGAAAAAG aGTTTTGGTGAAGGTGTACTGCACTCTATGAAGTCACTGCTACACAGCAGAAAAGAGTTATGCAGTGTATCATCAGAGGAGTGTCTAAGTCAGGAAGAACAAGATAATTTTATTGAG attacATTTATAGGTTTTGCTGAAGAGATGGGTACTGCTCATTTGCAG GAGTTGGCAGCTGTTTCTGTAGAGCTTCCAGATGTTTTGAAATCGTTCCAGTTGtgcaaactgaaagaaaacgAGGTTATATTTCtaaaagatttaaagaaaaccttGGCAAAACCTTATGTCATGAAACATCAG AATCAGCTTCCTGAAGTGTTTTGTGTGATGAGACTGTCTCCTTCGTTCCCAAGGATCAAGGTTGATTATATATTTACCTTGCTGAGCAAGTATACCACAGGCGTAAGATATGTAGTGGAAGTAAACTCATTGCAAAAACATCAAACAGAGGCATCCCATGGAGAAGATGATGACACTAATCAGTCAGTTTCTTCAATTGAGGATGATTTTGTCACTGCTTTTGAACACTTAGATGAAGATGAGCCTTCAAAGATACAAAGTGCTG gtaCATCCAGCTTTACTTCTCGAAACCATCGAGATACTGCTTCACAGACCATCCCTTCTCAATGTTTAGAAGCTGTTGACTCAAAGTTCCTTGTGGGTTCTGCACATCGAAAGTCATCTACCAGATCTTCTACTTTGATTGATATTTTGGGACTTAAGGAACTGTCCTCAGTAAAAAATTCAGTTACAACTTCAATTTCTGATCCTTGGATACAAAGGAGTTTCTATAAGCCATATAATCCTTGTGATCAAGGTGTTAATTTTTTGtgtaaaacattgttttcttcctctccagctGAATCCTCTGAGTCAGATTGCTCCAGCCCAAGCCCCATAATCTTCTTAGATGAAGAAGGCTATCAAAAAAGCTTAAAGGCAAAACTTCAGCTGCCAAAAATTCCAGTAGTGAAAGATGGTATAGAGGATTCAGACTCAGAAGTAAGTGAATTTTTTGATAGTTTTGATCAGTTTGATGAGCTGGAACAAGCCTTGGAAAACTCTTGTAAAGTTATTAGGGATCCCATCCTAGGGAATCCCTCCCAGAAAAGGAGGACTGGCCATGAACAATTATCTTCTGCAAGCATTACAATGAATCCTCAGAAATTCAAGTTTGATCGTCCCACTCTCCCAGCCAATGTAAAGAAACCAACTCCTCTTAAACCAGAATCACCATATAGCAGCGTCTTTGATGTCCCGGATTCCCCTCGCCCAGTTAAAACACCAGGGGAAGAGAATGGAGGCTTGTTCAGCCCTATTAGATCATCAGCTTTCAGTCCACTAGGGAGCTGTGGTTCTTCTGAATGTTTATGTCGAATTAACCTTGGTGGAGATGGGACGGGTCAAAATCACCATGATGCAGTTTATAACAGTTATTCAGCATATGCTGATAgtgtttcatttgaaatactAGGTTCTGTTTTTCATTCCAAGTCCTCATCAGAACAAGTATGTGCAGAAAATGATTCAAAACACAAAGGGAttgctttgaaagagaaaaaaggtcaAGCTGGAGATCTCAAGATGAAAACTAGTAAGGAGCCAGATAAACAAGCAAAATCTAAACATAAGTCATTGATGATTAGAGACAGCATTCAAAAATTTGCAACTGAATTAGTTGAAAAAAGTTTTGGCAGTGCATTTAAAGACCTGCAAAAAGGTGTTTCTTCATGCACCAATGCACTTTGCCATTTGGCTGCTAGGTTGACTTCTTCGGTCTTTCAGATGGCTTTTTATGAGATTGGAAGACGTAGAGCAGTCTCCCTGAAGGAGCGTGCCATTAATGGGATAGCAAGCTTTTTGGTGAGCGAAGCTATAACTGGTGCTTTGAAGGAACTGCGGCatgtaaagaaacaaatatttaccAACACTGTTGCACGGTTTGCAGCAGACCTTGCTGAAGAGCTTGTGTTTGAAGGAATCATGGAAGTATGCCAGTTTTCATATCCATCGACACCTACAGCTGCACAGCCTTCATCATTTGATTACGAAGACAAAGTGGTAAGATCCTATGCCAGAGATTTGTCTGAATCTGTCATTCAGGAGGCTTTTATTGAACTGTCTCAGGTTGATGTGACCTTCACAACACAAGCAGCCATTAGTGTTTCCATGGACAACATTAAATATGTGAGTGCAGAAAGTATGTTGGAGTCAACACGGACTTCCACAGTTTTTCCTAATCTTAATGACAGGGCAACACTGAAGCCAATCCAAGATTCTGAGAAGGAATATACAGTACAGCAAGCTCTGTTTTGCACCTCTGGTGTTGTAAGTTCAATACCTGTGCCCTTAGCTGGAAGAGCTCTTTGTCAACCTCAGGTTTCCTCTGTTGctcataaagcaaaaatatccCCTGCTCTGAATTCTGATGACAATATGAAAGTGTACAAAGACCCCGCTCATCCACTTTCCACaagcagaaagagagaggaggaagtcacttctttcagaaatatataCCTAACTTCAGATCACAGTCAAAGCACCGAAAGTACTCCATCATGCTTACATAACCAAAATGATACAAAACGTCCAAATAACAGATCTGGAATGAACAATAATTCAGAATTAACAAGTGGGTCAAAAGGCATTAATACTTTCTCTGGAACTATGGTAGATATGATAGTAAATGAAGCTTACGAAGCCATAACCTCATCTAGGGTAACAAAAGCAGTAGAAGAGTATACAGATTTTTTAACGAGaaaaataatagataaaaaaCCTTATGTGCAATGTATTGGTGAAGATTTCCCCAAGAATATGTTTGCAGATCACTTGGCAAAGTATGTCATAAAACAGTCTGTGGATGAAAGTAAAACTGTGTTGTGCAGCACTAGTGAGAATTTAGCATGTCATGTGAGCTCACAGACTTACACAGGTATCGGTAGAAAAGAACAATGTGTGATAAAGAAGCAAGAGGCTGAGAAACAAAGTAATGTTTCTATAATTGCAGAACAACAACAGATGCCTTTGAATAATCCATGTAAATTTCTTCTTACTCCAACTCATTCTGTTCAGTGTTTTTCAGAATCTAAAGATTGTTGGCAGGATCAAAAAGGACACAGGTTTTCTTCAAAATCGCCACCACCTTGTTCCGCTGTGACTTTTGCTAGGCACTTTCTAGAGGACTTCACTGACACAGGAAGCTGCTCAGTAACGTGCTTAAACAGGCCCTCTAAAAAACACGATACTCACAAACCATCGCCAGGACCTTTGGCTTACAGGCAGGCTGATTGTTTTCTGCGTGCAAATAGCTTTTCTTCAGTGATGTTTGGCAGTGAAGATGCTTTGCAGATGGAAGATAAATCAAGTCTCCAAGATGGAAATACCCGTGTAATGCCTGATacaccccccccaacccctttAGTACCATGTCAAGGTAGTTCTGAAAGAAACCTAAGAAAATTATCCAAGAAACTCAAGGGAGAACTAGCAAAGGAATTTGCACCTGCGACACCACCTTCTACACCGTACAATCCATCTGTTACTGAATTGTCTGAAACTGAACATGACTCTttggaaaatgaagaatttatGCTGAAACTCATGCGGTCACTTTCTGAAGAAGTGGAGAGTAGTGAAGATGAAGATCATTCTGAAATGGCTGTTGAGAAAGAGGagcattcagaaaaaacaaatcagtatGCAGATTGCTTAGCTAGCCATATAATTTCAGTAGCGACTGAAATGGCTGCTTCCCATTTAGATggtaaaacaaatgaaagagaagCATGTAGACAGGTTCAGTTAGGTATGCAAAACAAAAGATGCGGATATACTGCGCTTACAAATGTCCCAGAACAGACGTGCAATTCTTTATGGGATTATGCAGGTGATATGGCAGGAAAAGTCATCAGTGAGGCCAAGAAAATAGTGAAATCAAGGCATTGTAAACTGTTGAGATTGAAGAGGGTTAACTGTCAGGTGGATTGCCTTTATGTGAGAAAAGGTGATTATCGTTCAAAAGACCGATGTGGTCCAGCGCGAGAGCAGTGGCTGGGGGAGAGAGATTCATCTGCACTTCCTTTACCGCAGGATTCGGGCATGACTGGTTTGACTTCCAAATACCCAAGCTGTGAAAGTGTGACTGATGAATACGCAGATCATATTATTCGAGTTTTGAAAAGAGAAGGTGGTAATGCTGAGCTGTTAATGGATCAGTATGCTAGCAGACTTGTTTACAGGTCTATCAAATCAGGCTTACAGCAAGCtgctagaaaaaacaaattgaGATACAACAGAAAGGCATTTCCTGGGCAAAATGCACAGGTGCATGGGAAGCTGGAGCTGATCAAAGCAATGAATAAAGATGCAGTacagcaaatgaaaagcagCGTTCATTGCTGTGAAGACCAAACGTACGGAAGGAGTAACAGcacacagagaacagaatgTACAGAGttgttacatttttcagaatCCCTTGCTCGCAGTATCACTTGTGATGTCAGGAAGAAGTTGAAAATATCGGGAGCATGTTTGCCAAAGTCTCTAACAGATTCCTGTCTATATAAAAAGACTGAATTTGATGAAGTCACAGGGGATCTCATTAAAACAAGAATTTCTAGgacatctcttcctttctccccagaTCATAAACTGTATCATAGTACAGGCAGTTTAAATGACAATGGCTACAGTGAAGGCATAATTCAAGCTATAGAACAGTATGCTAGGAAAGTAGCAGATGATACTCTAGAAATGAGTTTAGGGTCAGCTGTTCTCCATGtggctgaaaacagaaaaaatgggGATAAGCTCTCATATACTGAGAAACTGTCTCCTTTTTCTGGAACTGTCTGTAGATGCTGTAGTATGAAGGAACATCGGTACTGTACAGAAAGTACATCTCATCATCTCCCTGCGCATGAATCCTCCATCCCAGTGAggcattttcttcattctggATTGGGTGGTGCCTGTCAAAAATCAAGAGTGTTTCAGCTTGATATTCCTAAAATTCATGTTGATGTAGAACAGAAGACAGTGCTTTCTGACAAGGGGGCTACTGCGGCCATAGAGAAGGCAGAAGGAGAGCTGAGTTACACAAGTCTGACGGCTGACAGTGGTATTGGACAAGATGGAGTCAGTTTTGCTGAAAGCCTTACAACTGAAATAATGACATCAGCTATGACTAATATTGGTCAGACAGTTAACGTAAG CGTGTATTTAAGCATGCCTACGATAGCAGACCACCTAGCTGATTGTACTGAAAGCAGTCAGGGGAAAATAGCCAAACTGTCCTATGGGGAACAAGTTCAGAAATG CTCTGTTGGAAGAGAAGGATTTCACTCTGTTGAATCTATTGTTAGCCAGCAAATGAGTCTTAGTATTGGTGATGATAGCACTGGGAGTTGGTCCAATCTAAGTTTTGAAGATGAACATCCTGATGAGAGCAGCAGTTTTCTTCACCTCAGTGACAG tgatgGAACAGAAGATAAAGATGAAGACTCCAAGGATGCTGTAGAAG gTTTGGAGCAAATACGAAAGACTTTAGCAATAGTGAACATTGATCTGGAACCAAATCTAGTGGACCCCCAGCTCAGAGCAACTCTTCAGTGGCTGGCGGCTTCTGAAACAGAGGTGTCTGAACTTTACTTTCATGACAGCGTTACAAGGGACTTCGTCTTT